Proteins co-encoded in one Lasioglossum baleicum chromosome 3, iyLasBale1, whole genome shotgun sequence genomic window:
- the LOC143207141 gene encoding uncharacterized protein LOC143207141 has protein sequence MVGDSPDIAGEGSVSDLGDLEGWWDNPSIVFWSFALFGCFLLNVTLLLAFLVRPSLRTISNRFVMNLTVSNLLVCAIMNPLLIIDASSPPSSTRIVGGTSIGSVCAMSEGAIAVATTSSIFSVLLIAVDQYFAVVDPLRYRARVDKLKCGILIMSTWLISIVFGSLAFFNPNPRGFWLSCDRGNNGSLASNSTFGSLTEPAVAIPKTDVGEPNATMIPAVLESMESARINDDIDLIENTTVILDAFIGESITYGFIYAMVYSIFAYILPFAAVCWIYVSIYVAAHRNSERARRSGSRPILSSASFSEEQYGGPGRLQRLQADTIDDFRKLPKISSLSSIDETSETMQPIGQVSRRRSFSPPLEIEVSAPVDNDQPSSGIVFTVGSHRVEISSENVNRDIKAGSDEDADSCLEKPDGRSLEDATESSRPVTWNSKNFVENSDSEDDARFDCYESLDVLGNDGFRYNGKLSSPFCGFRPSPKSEIGEEREDQVDGRLEKNESKLDECCAEDETKRRPNQPHPCIEQDKSTTVFARGEVGPSRCNSSSTICNKTEREAAGCNNATELSACLLAPIVTITPAPSKSEALHRVSSVRSTASYISLLKDRISNGSIFRHREETRAARISALVIVMGLICWSPYAILLVMNNLPRPTDQHLPRKYDALASSFLILAAYISPLLFGYRSRRVKRELRRFFCFRRELSYKNNRSLMAKKVLKRRHSSTLSHLEVDHKYNIFNCMYGRNRWPKEKVQFVQVPETALAVETCRSSFSSGASTQISSTSTDEC, from the exons ATGGTTGGAGATTCGCCAGACATCGCTGGAGAAGGGTCGGTCTCGGATCTAGGAGATCTAGAAGGATGGTGGGATAATCCTAGTATCGTGTTCTGGAGTTTCGCCCTTTTCGGATGTTTCCTATTGAACGTCACGCTTTTGTTAGCATTCCTCGTACGTCCGTCGTTGCGGACGATATCCAACAG ATTCGTCATGAACCTAACCGTGTCGAATCTGTTGGTGTGCGCGATCATGAACCCCCTGCTGATCATAGACGCCTCTTCGCCACCGTCCAGCACGCGGATAGTCGGCGGGACATCGATCGGAAGCGTTTGCGCGATGTCGGAGGGTGCGATCGCCGTCGCGACGACCTCGTCGATCTTTTCAGTGCTGTTGATCGCGGTGGATCAATACTTCGCCGTGGTGGATCCTCTCCGGTACCGTGCTCGCGTGGACAAGCTGAAATGCGGCATCCTGATTATGTCCACGTGGTTGATCTCGATCGTGTTCGGCTCGCTGGCGTTCTTTAATCCGAATCCTCGGGGTTTTTGGCTCTCTTGCGACCGTGGAAACAACGGTTCGTTAGCTTCCAACAGCACTTTTGGTAGCCTAACCGAGCCTGCTGTCGCGATACCGAAGACTGATGTCGGTGAACCGAACGCTACCATGATTCCCGCAGTCCTCGAGTCCATGGAGTCTGCGAGGATCAACGACGACATCGATCTGATCGAGAACACCACCGTGATTCTTGACGCGTTCATCGGCGAGTCGATCACTTACGGTTTCATCTACGCAATGGTCTACAGTATCTTCGCCTACATTCTTCCTTTCGCAGCTGTCTGCTGGATCTACGTTAGCATTTATGTAGCAGCACACCGGAACTCGGAAAGAGCGAGACGAAGCGGCTCCAGGCCGATCCTCTCATCGGCCAGCTTCAGCGAAGAGCAGTACGGGGGGCCTGGCAGGCTTCAGCGTCTGCAGGCCGACACTATCGACGATTTCCGTAAGCTACCAAAGATATCCAGTCTGTCGTCCATCGATGAGACCAGCGAGACCATGCAGCCGATCGGACAGGTGTCGCGGAGACGATCGTTTTCCCCGCCGTTGGAGATCGAGGTCTCCGCGCCTGTTGACAACGATCAACCTTCCTCGGGTATTGTCTTCACGGTTGGCTCGCACAGAGTAGAAATCTCCTCGGAGAACGTTAATCGAGATATCAAAGCCGGCTCCGACGAGGATGCAGACAGTTGTTTAGAGAAGCCCGATGGAAGGTCTCTAGAGGACGCGACGGAGAGCAGCAGGCCGGTTACTTGGAACTCGAAGAACTTTGTCGAGAACAGCGATTCGGAGGACGACGCTCGTTTCGACTGCTACGAGTCGTTGGATGTTCTCGGTAATGATGGGTTTCGATACAACGGGAAGCTCTCCTCGCCATTCTGTGGTTTTCGACCGAGTCCGAAGAGCGAGATCGGCGAGGAACGAGAGGATCAAGTCGACGGGCGGCTGGAAAAGAACGAGTCAAAGTTGGACGAGTGTTGcgccgaggacgagacgaagagACGGCCGAACCAGCCACACCCGTGCATCGAACAAGATAAATCAACGACGGTGTTCGCCAGAGGAGAGGTCGGTCCTAGCCGGTGCAACAGCTCGAGTACGATCTGCAACAAGACTGAGAGGGAGGCCGCCGGTTGCAACAATGCAACCGAGCTGTCCGCCTGTTTGCTGGCGCCGATCGTGACTATCACGCCGGCCCCGAGCAAGAGCGAGGCTCTGCATCGCGTGTCGAGCGTCCGAAGCACCGCGAGCTACATAAGTTTGCTAAAGGACAGAATCAGCAACGGATCCATTTTTAGACACCGCGAGGAAACCAGGGCGGCTAGAATAAGCGCCCTGGTCATAGTAATGGGTCTAATTTGTTGGTCGCCGTATGCGATACTGTTGGTAATGAACAATCTGCCTCGACCCACTGACCAACATCTGCCCCGCAAATACGACGCGTTGGCCTCCAGTTTCTTAATTTTGGCCGCCTACATCAGCCCGTTGTTGTTCGGGTACCGGTCGCGTCGCGTAAAACGCGAGCTGCGCCGGTTCTTCTGCTTTAGACGCGAACTGTCCTACAAGAACAACAGAAGCTTGATGGCCAAGAAGGTGCTCAAGCGGAGACACAGCAGCACGCTCAGCCATCTGGAGGTCGACCACAAGTACAACATCTTCAACTGCATGTACGGTCGGAACCGATGGCCCAAAGAGAAAGTGCAGTTCGTACAGGTGCCCGAGACTGCTCTAGCTGTCGAAACGTGCAGAAGCAGTTTCTCCAGCGGAGCCAGTACTCAGATCTCCAGCACATCCACGGACGAATGCTGA